Within the Pseudorasbora parva isolate DD20220531a chromosome 15, ASM2467924v1, whole genome shotgun sequence genome, the region AGTGATAAAAGTAATTTTATCTATCAAGTAGAGCTGCACAATATTGGAAGAAATTGACATTGCAATAGTCTGTTTTTAATTACTcttaggcctgtcacgataacaaattttgctggataaattggccaagaaattattgcgataaacgataatattgtcgttctgagaccattttcatctaaaatcataataatgcaggtacaacttttcaaagatcaataaactttcatttctaaagactatttaacactaaaaatggaaaacattttaaataaccataataaatgaacaaaaccaaaaacaataaaagcaatggactctGTCTGTTTAAATAAGTAccaaaagcaataaataaaatggataattgtgttttaggtgcatattaggggCTGATTAAAAGGTTCACAAAACCCttaggtgcatattaggggcgccacggttcacaaaaccctCGGTTCGTATCACTGTTTAAGGGTCACGGTTTTCCAttctgtacggttcttgttgtttttttttcttttaatccagaaatgtacttcagcatatgatatattaattaCCCACAATTAATATTGGATACAATGAggatacagtataaaaaaaaatgtatatcatagccaaatcatgcacaaactgaacttgaccatctctgaggaaagtgatattttgatacagcaagagagaacacattgatgacatgcttttcatttatttggcaaaaaaaaaaaaaaggagaatgtgtattgctatctctacaggaacgtatgtgccttttttagcacacaaagattgaactgaagaattaacttgcgtttatcaaacttcagtgtAACTTTAAGCCTCATTTATGCACGATGCGTCCGCTCGAGCGCGAGGCAAAAATGACTTCGACGcgcgagaccccatttcgcttggcgttgtgcacgtcaaatttcataactttccGTGTGGCTCCAAAACTGAAGAGCCACgagttccagacgaatctgctgaccgagaatgacgtctcaacaaaaaagcatgcaaatggaaattatcgctgccggaaaaattatcgagctcatttttttttattgagcgattgattgattaatcgactatcgcgacaggcctaaTTACTCTAAAATTATTGGAATGATATTGCAGgggataaaaaaaatcacaatttaaaatgaacattCAGTATGATTCAAAAattaatagaaatattttgtgaaCAAAATGAGAACTTTCAAGAAAGACTTCAGCATCgaaatattactattattgAATATTTATACATTGTCTCACcatacaatacaaaaaaaaatgccttAATCTTTTtacagttcttaaagggatagttcactttgaaattaaattttgatatgttttagcttacctcatgggcatccgagatgtaggaatATTTGTttcccagtagtttcaattttgatcattttaggtcaaaccgttcttgtctgtgcctcacataatgcaggtctatggtcaccacctcaaagagcatacacagagaagtccaaattaaacaatcccccatcgtaagtacacattGATGGCCTAACATACAAACAAGcgatttgtgtgagaaaacaaacagtatttatatcgcttttacctcttgtacaccacgacgtccgactgatccgagggcgcgcgtgcgtgtttcctgttgtaACATTCGCGCTTTAGTCTGCGCAAGAGCGGAAAGCGCCGGAAGTGGTATCACATTCTTGATCAGTGTATTCtggttcaaataaatatggttATGAGAAATTCAACTTTGTCTGTTAATATATCAATCTTCTTCCAATGCGATGTCCTGTATgtctaaatatgtttagatCTTTTCAGTGAAAGGTAACACTTCCCAAATTTCtgtgtaaacaatgagagaCGTACATGCGCAAGAGATCCACTTTCGGCGCTTTCcgcgcttgcgcagactaaagccagaacgcgtgaatgtcacaacaggaaacacgcatgCGCGCCCTCAGATCAGTTGGAcatagtggtgtacaagaggtaaaaacgatataaatactgttagttttctcacacaatctgctcgtttcgtgtcttaggccatcagtgtgtacttacgatgggggattctttaatttggacttctctgtgtatgctctttgaggtggtgaccatagacaagaacggtttgacctaaaatgatcaaaattgaaactactggggaaacaaatactcctacatctcggatgcccatgaggtaagctaaaacatatcaaaattttatttcaaagtgaactatccttttaagactGGTGTATTGTGCTGGTTACAATTGTACAAAAACCTTTAATTCAAGATAAATCAACCAACAATAACAAATGAGATGTAGAAATccaatataatactaatatacAATAGAGTCCCATTATAAGGCTGATCGTCAATGACAGGACAATTCTCAGTTGATGTCCAATATACTAATTAAACTTCTTCCAAATAACCCTGTACATTGGTAAGTAGAAAAAGTTTCTGTTGCCGCCATAAGGAACGTCAAACATGCAACTGGTGCAAATCAACTGGCTAGTGTGAGCTTTtcaacaaagaaaaaactgctTCAGGTTGATCTGGTGAGCAAGGATTTAGCAGCCACTTCTCAGTCCATGGCTAAGGGCTTAAGTCTGAAACATCTTTGACAGTGCAATATATTAGTCTTTCTTCTCCCTATTGAGGGACATTAAGAGTTTGCGTCTGGGAGAGTCTGTGGAAAAAGATGGAGTGTTAGACAGAGTTGTGGTGTCACTTGAGGGTGCTGCTGATAATGGGGCAGCCATTGATTGGGCAGCAAGCGCACTGGCTGCAACATCAGGTGGCACTGAGGCTTTAGAAGGAGAGCACAACAGGGTGGCATCATCCATCTCTATCACCTCAAAGTCAGCATCATTCCACTGGTCAGCTTCACTTTCATTTTCTTGCTCCTCTTCTTCCACATTGTCCAGCAATGCTTGGCAATACTCGCTGTCATCCGCATCCTTGGTGCATCTCCCTGACGTTTTCCGTAAGGTGGCATCCCCCCCTGGTGATGCTAGTTTGTACAAGACAGGGAACAGGATAGAAGTGAAGGTGGATGTGCAAAGTGCCAAGTACATCAGCAATGGCTGATTCTGCACCCTCCCTAGTAAGAAGCCCAACAGAGCTGGCAGAACCATTTCTCCAAGAGCTGCACCCACCACAAACACTGAGCGCCTTGTCACAGTTGTGTACTGTTCAACCCATGAAATCCCACTGGGAAAGGTGGTAGACATAGAGACACCATACAGGCCAGTGCAAGTCCAGAGCATAGGGACATTTTTGCTAAAAAGACACAGCAGGAGTGAGGAAACTGTGGTGCCCACTAGACTCAGCAGGATCAGGGTGCCTGGGTGTAGGCAAGTCGCAAAGAATATGGCCAGACCACGACCAGCTGCAAACATCCCCCAGAACAGTGAATTCAGTTCTGCCGCTTGAGCTGATTCCATATGAGCATAGTCCTTGCTATAGGTAAATATAAATGAACCATACGCCACCTCGCTTCCAacgtagaagaagaagaacacaGACAACAAGAATATGagtgtgttgtgatgtttggAAAACAACTGCTTCCCTGAGGGCGTCTTGGCCCTATTTGAGTTGGGGGAACTGCAGGAGTACAGGATAAAAAAGAAGAGTGACACAAGTAAAACAAAAGCGCCTATCACGATGTAGGCCCACATAGATGGTAAAGGAATGCTCTTTGGATTGGCAAATGGCAGGATGTTAATGGAGACATTGTTGGAACGGTAGCCGAACAGCAGCTTGGCTATGATTGGGGAGGCAAAGGCTCCAGCAGCAAAGCTAAAGTGCAGAGCCTGTAGATGAGGCCCAGCCTGCTCTCCCCATGTGTTCAGTATGAGAACATTACCACCTGTTGACAACCAGAAACTCAAAGAGTTAAAATAGAAGCTATAAAGGATATTATATTGAGTGTCACAAAATTCTTATTGTTAATTGCTTAATGCTGGTATTAAACTATAAACACTGGGAAGCGTGCTTACCTGTATCTAAAATTCCCATTGAAACCCCCACACCGGACATCAAAACAGTGAGCAGCCAAGCCTTTTTACAGAAGGGAGTGCCAGACATCCCAAGCGCTGTGATTAACATTGAGAAGCCTGCAGATATAAATTAACCGTAATCACCAAGGGAGTCATACTTGATCATATGATTTGGCTGTACAATTGTAATATGCAAATATACAACAtgttataaattaaaaatatgcaaaCGCATTAATGTTAAAGACTTtgcactgtatttttttttaatcagtctTTCAGACTATTTCTTGAAGAAAATGTAAGTGTCTTTTTTCTGTATGTAAGGgagtaaaattacaaaaattacagtgattaaaaagttaaagggttagttcacccaaaaatgaaattgatgtcattaatgacttatcctaatgtcgttccacacctgtaagacctccattaatcttcggaacacagtttaagatattttatatttagtctgacagcgtatgcaagtgtatgcacactatactgtccatgtccagaaagggaataaaaacatccaagtagtccatatgtgacctcattgggttaattagaatctcttgaagcattgaaaatacatgtccaaaaataaaaataaactgcctttattcagcattgtattctcttctgtgtttgtgttcaatcctcaaataaagatttaaatggttgtgaatcagtgaatcgatcaatggaatcacgtgccaaactgctgaaatcacatgacattggcgatccgaatcattgatcgattacgctctcggactaaatataaaatatcttaaactgtgttccggagatgaacggaggtcttacgggtgttgaacaacattagggcgagtcattaattacatcaatttcatttttgggttaactaaccctttaagtttagtTCAGTGCTGTTGCTAGAATtgtaaaaaaaggaaataatacaataaataaatataggtTCTATATATCAGTTATAGGCACATAAACACGCAAATAAtcggtaataaaaaataaaataaaaaatcattatcGTTCGATCACtactgataacatcactgttttctccagaacgactgtacagcagaatcaaattctgttgcaatattgtcctgtttaacactgtgaagctgctttgaaacaatcctCATtgtaaaggtgctatataaataaagttaactTGACTAATATCACATatccacaaaaaataaataaatgatttaatacAAAATGTAAGGGAGAATATACTCCACACCAGTCTACTACTGACAAATGTCCTTTAACTGTCAtgactttttaaaaacattttagccaaataaatctgcaattcTCTGGGGTCctaacacaaaacacacactcagGGGTCGGCGGATGAAGGATTAATCGCTGGCATGTGAGCAAAAGTGAGAGAGATGTATGCatttaattcagaaaaaaatacCTCATACCAGCAAACAGATCTACATTTTGGAGCAAATCATTCCCCATAGCAACACtgcttgttttattaagtaagaAGTTATATAGAATTAAAGTGAGAGAATTAAATTTTACAAGTAAATAAAAGTAGGCTACATGGGTCTGATAAACCACTAGTGCGATCACTGCGCATCACATGCACAAGTTAGACACAAGCTTAGAGCTTGTTCCGCAGTACATAGTCAGTGCTATACATCTCAGAAATATTCAACCAAGTGTATATGGGCACTTTGTTTTCTCTGATCAGATAGCTATCCAATTGTGAGAAGACCAAAAGAGAGGGCATTTGTGCACATTCCAGATGGTTGTTGAAGCCACAAATTTAAATTTTACTCTTCCTAAAAtggtaatacaaaaatattataaCGACTCCCGGTACCAAGATATGACAGCGCTACTGCAGCAAGCATCGCGACATAGGAACTGAGCTCCTCCTCAGCAAGCCTACATGCAAACTGCCACAAATGAAACTAAAAGTTTAGTATCACATGAAGCTCAACAGATATCTTCATTAAAAGTAGTAaattctctctcactctctctccaaTTGCGGCCTTTATCTTGAGATTGGCTGATGATAAATAAAAGGAAGCTCATATCTTGCTTTGTTTAATGTAACTCAATTCAATTTGCATATAGCACAGAAATTGTAGATTAGATTATAAAAAAATCGCGTGGCTCATATGTTACCATTGCAAGTGTAAAAGGAACAGTTAAAAACATGGATAGCTATCCGATCAGTtaaaacacatgaaaaaaacaGGTGTAAATAGGCCCACTGGAAATCTGTTCTTCAAAGCCTAAAACCAaacaaaggattttgaaaaatgtaaagaaaaaaaaagaaagaaaaaaaaaaaaaaaaaatatatatatatatatatatatatatatatatatatatatatatatatatatatatatatatatatatatatatatatttttttttttttttttttttttacatttttcaaaatcctttgttatatttgtatatatatatatatatatatatatatatatatatatatatatatatatatatatatatatatatatatatagttccaCACTATTTCTATGTTAGCCATTATGAATGTTGAGGGTGTGGGTGTATTGGGGGCTGTGGCACAGTGATTTACTCAGAAACATAAAAATGGCACTTCATGACCAAAAAAAATGCTGAACCCCTTGACATACATTAATGACTGTTGTAAGGACAGCTAGCTTTAGCTAGCTTTTCTGTAGCCTTCCTCTTATTTTGCCCTTCCCCTTTTTTGcgtcatttaaataaatagttCTGCTCTAAAATCTTTGTTTCGCTTAACCAATCAAAAGTTACACAAATCTAAACATAACTTCATTAGCTTCATCGGGTGATAGTGCAAGGATTGCAGATTACACAAGACGGGCAACCTTGATGTTGAGTCCATATATTTACCTGTTAGACACACTCAAAATaatcaacacacatttttatgaGTAAATAATTTACTaaagttaaatattaaaatgcctCTATCATTTAACACAGTCCTTTTCTCTGTCGTGTCCATGGGCCTTACCCAAAAGCAGATGGGGGTTCACACAGTCAAAAAGGATCCCTCCTAACAGGGAGCCTCCAATGTATCCTGATGCACGACTCACAAATATATAGGATAAATTACTGATGTTCTTGTTGACATTGATAGCCAGGTCTTCAAAGGTAGGGCCCAATACAGAGATAGCCATTCCCTATAAATATACCATATAAACAAATtcatacaatataaaaatatagaaGTTTTATGTGCAGCACATTCCAACATTTGCACATAAAATTGATTGATGTCTTGCAGAGGTACAGTAATGACAAAGTGGTAATTCTATATTCACATACCAGTATTTACATAAAACTCCAACAATACAAAGATATtaggaattaaaaaaaaaaaagtactttatGTGAATGCATACAATATGTTTATAAACTATGGCTGCTTAGGAATTCCTTAAGTTAGTTATTGACAATGTATTGTACCTAGGCCCAGTTTAACATGTCAGTCATGTTAAACCTCTGCTAACTTGTCTGGCATTTCCCTTGTGCAAATAATCTTAATGACAATACAGAAAGACTAAGACGAACTACCATAACAATGTTATGTTAATTGTTATTACCATAACAATTGTTATTACCATAACAATTACCATAACATAACAATTTTAACATCCATTCC harbors:
- the mfsd4b gene encoding sodium-dependent glucose transporter 1 isoform X2 codes for the protein MTPAEAARKKKHVRFARMEEDIDHEENTLFDKRKDIKEGLKSALKGGKGLLNPGFDQVDVILPGRSQSNTGTCWRWLGMAISVLGPTFEDLAINVNKNISNLSYIFVSRASGYIGGSLLGGILFDCVNPHLLLGFSMLITALGMSGTPFCKKAWLLTVLMSGVGVSMGILDTGGNVLILNTWGEQAGPHLQALHFSFAAGAFASPIIAKLLFGYRSNNVSINILPFANPKSIPLPSMWAYIVIGAFVLLVSLFFFILYSCSSPNSNRAKTPSGKQLFSKHHNTLIFLLSVFFFFYVGSEVAYGSFIFTYSKDYAHMESAQAAELNSLFWGMFAAGRGLAIFFATCLHPGTLILLSLVGTTVSSLLLCLFSKNVPMLWTCTGLYGVSMSTTFPSGISWVEQYTTVTRRSVFVVGAALGEMVLPALLGFLLGRVQNQPLLMYLALCTSTFTSILFPVLYKLASPGGDATLRKTSGRCTKDADDSEYCQALLDNVEEEEQENESEADQWNDADFEVIEMDDATLLCSPSKASVPPDVAASALAAQSMAAPLSAAPSSDTTTLSNTPSFSTDSPRRKLLMSLNREKKD
- the mfsd4b gene encoding sodium-dependent glucose transporter 1 isoform X1, which codes for MTPAEAARKKKHVRFARMEEDIDHEENTLFDKRKDIKEGLKSALKGGKGLLNPGFDQVDVILPGRSQSNTGTCWRWLVSLVLCASFLGLGMAISVLGPTFEDLAINVNKNISNLSYIFVSRASGYIGGSLLGGILFDCVNPHLLLGFSMLITALGMSGTPFCKKAWLLTVLMSGVGVSMGILDTGGNVLILNTWGEQAGPHLQALHFSFAAGAFASPIIAKLLFGYRSNNVSINILPFANPKSIPLPSMWAYIVIGAFVLLVSLFFFILYSCSSPNSNRAKTPSGKQLFSKHHNTLIFLLSVFFFFYVGSEVAYGSFIFTYSKDYAHMESAQAAELNSLFWGMFAAGRGLAIFFATCLHPGTLILLSLVGTTVSSLLLCLFSKNVPMLWTCTGLYGVSMSTTFPSGISWVEQYTTVTRRSVFVVGAALGEMVLPALLGFLLGRVQNQPLLMYLALCTSTFTSILFPVLYKLASPGGDATLRKTSGRCTKDADDSEYCQALLDNVEEEEQENESEADQWNDADFEVIEMDDATLLCSPSKASVPPDVAASALAAQSMAAPLSAAPSSDTTTLSNTPSFSTDSPRRKLLMSLNREKKD